TCAGTTTCTAACAGGAAAGCTATAAATTTTAAAAAAGATGTAAGGGTGGTGCATTTGTTACCATTCTTACACTGTTAAAAAGTTATAGTAAAGATATTTGAATAAAATGAAAAAATTAAATATAATACCTTGAAAGCGCTTAATGTAAATGTTAATATCAAATTATATTAATTGATTCTTTCCTACAAAGACAATGAAATCGATTACAGTTAAAAACTAGTATTTTTATTAGTTAATACCATGGATATTCCTTAATAAGGGGAAAAAACAAAAAGTGTAAAAGGTATTAGCTGAAAGCACTCCTTCTAGGAAGGATAGATAAAACGAAGTAAGTTAATGAAATATAATTAACACATATTTCTTACGCAACAATGAAATCGATTGCAATAATCACAAATTATAATTTAGAATTCAAAGTTTAGGTTTAGGAGGATATTCATGAGTAAATTACTACGTAAGCCAGAGCAAAAGGAAATCACTGCTGGCGTTACACTTGTGCACGATGTTACATCAAACAATTCGACTTTAGAATATGTTGGATTTAAAATGATTGATCTTGTTTCAGGAGCTAAATATACAGAACAGTTAGGGAAACAGGAATGCTGTATTGTAGCTGTAACTGGGAAGATTAATGTATCAGATTACAATGTATCATTCAACAGCATCGGAACGAGAGAATCAGTTTTTGAAAAAAAGCCAACTGACAGTGTATATGTTTCGAATGATCAATCTTTCGAAATTGAAGCGGTAGGTCAAGCACGTGTAGCTTTATGTTATTCACCTTCAAATAAACAATTACCAACGAAACTTATAAGTGCTGCTGATAATAGCGTAGAGCATAGAGGTACAGGAAACAATCAGCGAATGGTTCAAAATATTTTACCTGATTCTGATCCCTCAGCTAATAGTTTGTTAGTTGTAGAGGTTTATACAGAAAGCGGAAACTGGTCTAGCTATCCTCCTCATAAGCATGATCAAGATCATTTACCAGAAGAGTCGTTTTTAGAAGAAACATATTATCACGAAATGAATCCTAAGCAAGGCTTCGTTTTCCAGCGAGTTTACACAGATGACCGCTCTTTAGATGAAACAATGACAGTTGAAAATAGCGATATGGTTATTGTACCTGTCGGATATCATCCAGTTGGAGTGCCAGAGGGATACACATCTTATTACTTAAATGTAATGGCAGGGCCATCACGAGTTTGGAAGTTTCATAATGACCCTGACCACGAATGGATTTTAAAACGATAAAAAGGAGACGTGATAACGATGAAATTGAATTTTAATCATGATAGAGAGTTTGATATTATCGCAATTGGTCGTGCATGTATTGATTTAAACGCTGTTGAATATAACCGTCCAATGGAAGAAACGATGACATTTTCAAAATATGTAGGAGGATCGCCTGCAAATATTGCAATTGGAAGCTCTAAGTTAGGACTGAAAGCAGGATTTATTGGGAAGCTAGCAGATGATCAGCATGGCCGATTTATTGAAAAATATATGAGAGAAATAGGCATTGATACAACAAATTTCGTTGTAGACAATGAGGGACATAAAACCGGATTAGCGTTTACAGAGATTAAAAGTCCAGAAGAATGTAGTATTCTTATGTATCGTCAAGATGTTGCGGACCTTTATCTAGATCCATCCGAAGTAAATGAAGAGTATATTAAGCGCTCAAAAATATTGCTTGTATCAGGTACTGCGCTTTCAAAAAGTCCATCCCGTGAAGCAATGCTTAAAGCAGTTAGTTTAGCTAAAGAGCATGATGTGAAAGTTATTTTTGAATTAGATTACAGACCATATTCTTGGCAAAATCCTGAAGAAACAGCTGTTTATTACTCTTTAGTTGCTGAGCAGTCAGATGTAGTAATCGGAACTCGTGATGAATACGACGCCCTTGAAAATCGTACCTCTGAGGGGAAAAATGAAGATACTGTTAACTATTTATTTAAACATTCTCCAGAGCTCATTGTTATAAAGCATGGTGTAGAAGGTTCATATGCTTATACAAAATCTGGTGAAATATTTAGAGGCAAAGCATACAAAACGAAGGTTCTTAAAACATTTGGAGCAGGTGATTCCTATGCTTCAGCATTCTTATATGCTTTGATTTCAGGAAAAGATATTGAAACAGCTTTAAAATATGGAAGTGCATCAGCCTCAATAGTTGTAAGTAAACATAGTTCATCAGAAGCTATGCCAACAGTAGAAGAAATTGAAGCATTAATTGAAAAGAACGAAACGATATCTGTTTAATAGAGGTGATAATAGATGGAAACAATACGATTAACTACAGCGCAGGCTTTGATTAAATTTATCCAACAGCAATATGTATCAATTGATGGTGAGGAACATCCTTTTGTAGAAGGGATTTTTAACATCTTTGGTCACGGAAATGTGTTAGGTTTTGGGGAGGCACTTGAACAAAATCCAGGAAATTTAAAAATAATTCAAGGTAAAAACGAGCAGGGAATGGCACATGCAGCCATTGCTTATAGCAAGCAAATGCTAAGAAAGAAAATTTATGCGATTACAACTTCAAGTGGCCCAGGATCGGCTAACCTAGCGACGGCTGCTGGTACAGCACTTGCGAATAATATTCCTATACTATTACTGCCAGCAGACACATATGCAACACGTCAGCCAGACCCGGTTTTACAACAAGTAGAACAAGAACATAGCATTGCCATTACAACTAACGATGCCCTTCAACCTTTATCTAGATATTGGGATCGCATTACTCGTCCTGAGCAGTTAATGTCTAGCTTGATTCGTGCGTTCGAAGTGATGACAGACCCTGCAAAATCTGGTCCTGCTACAGTCTGCATTTCACAAGATATTGAAGGTGAGGCGTTTGATTATGATGTGAAATTCTTTGAAAAAAGAGTTCATTATATTGATCGTAGATTACCTAACCAACGCGAATTAGATGGTGCAACTGATCTTATTAAAACAAGTAAAAAGCCAGTAATTGTTGTTGGTGGCGGAGCGAAATACTCAGAAGCAAGGGAAGTACTTATCGAAATTTCTGAAAGATATGATATTCCATTAGTAGAAACACAAGCTGGTAAATCAGCTGTTGAATCTTCGTTTAAAAACAATCTAGGCGGTCTTGGAATTACAGGAACGTTAGCTGCAAATAAAGCAGCGCAGCAAGCTGATCTTATCATTGGAATAGGTACTAGATTCACAGATTTTGCTACATCTTCTAAAACAATCTTTAACTTTGAAACAACTAAATTTTTAAACATAAATGTGAGTCGTATGCAAGCATACAAATTAGATGCTTTTCCAATTGTAGCGGATGCTAAATCAACACTAGAAGCATTGATTCCAATGCTAGAAGGATACAAGAGTGAATTTGGAAATAGCATTACAGAGTTAAAAGAAGAGTGGCTAGTGGAGCGAGATCGATTAAGTAAAATCACATTTAATAGAGAAAACTTCAATCCTGAGATAAAAAACCATTTCTCCCAAGAAGTACTTAATGAATATGCAGATGCATTAAATACAGAGCTACCACAAACAACGGCATTACTAGCAATTAATGAAACAATTGATCCAGATAGCGTAATTATATGTGCTGCAGGTTCCCTACCAGGTGACCTACAACGCCTATGGCATGCTGAAGTACCAAACACATATCACTTAGAATACGGTTATTCTTGTATGGGGTATGAAGTTTCTGGTACATTAGAAATTTGAAATTAGCTGAACCAGACAAGGAAGTTTATACAATCGTTGGAGACGGCAGCTTCCTTATGTTGCATTCAGAGTTTATCACATCTCTTCAATACAATAAAAAGATAAATGTTTTATTGTTTGATAATTCAGGTTATGGTTGTATTAATAATCTGCAAATGGACTTTGGAAATGGAAGTTATTTCTGTGAATTTAGAACAGATGATAACCAAATTTTAAACATTGATTACGCAAAGGTAGCAGAAGGTTATGGTGCAAAAGCTTACCGTGCAAATACTGTCGAAGAATTAAAAGCAGCTTTAGAGGATGCTAAAAAGCAAGATAGGTCCACTTTAATTGAAATGAAAGTATTACCAAAAACAATGACAGATGGCTATGATGGTAGCTGGTGGAATTTAGGTGTCCCAGAAGTTTCGAATCAAGAAGGTGTCCAAAAATCATACGAATTTAAGAAACAAAAACTTCAAAATGCAAAGCAATATTAATAGAGGGTGAGTAAAACATGAGAAAACAAGATATTCTGTGGGGAATTGCTCCTATTGGTTGGCGAAACGATGATATACCCGAAATTGGAAAGGATAATACATTATCACACCTATTAAGTGATATCGTTGTTGCAGGGTTTCAAGGAACTGAGGTTGGAGGTTTTTTTCCTGAACCAAAAGTATTGAATAAAGAGCTGAATCTACGAAACTTAAAAATTGCTGGCAAGTGGTTTAGTAGTTTTATTATCCGAGATGGTATTGAAGAGGTTTCTAAAGAATTTCATAAGCATTGTGCATATCTTCAAGAAGTGAATGCCAGTGTGGCTGTTGTTTCAGAGCAAACTTACAGTGTTCAGGGAACAAAGAAAAATGTTTTCGCTGAAAAACCGTATTTTACTGATGATGAATGGACTCTATTATGTAATGGGTTAAATAAACTTGGAGTAATAGCAGAACAGTATAATCTAAAACTGGTTTTCCATCATCATATGGGTACTGGTGTGCAAACATTACAGGAGATTGAGCGACTAATGGATCATACTGACCCGGCACATGTTCATTTGCTATATGATACAGGGCATATTTTCGTTTCAGATGGAGACTATATGACACTTCTAAAAAAGCATATTGATCGTATTAAGCATGTTCACTTTAAAGATTCGCGACCAGAGGTGTTAAATCAATGTAGAGAAAAAGGTAAATCATTTTTACAATCATTTTTAAATGGGATGTTTACTGTTCCTGGAGATGGTTGCATTGATTTCACAGAGGTCTATCAATTTTTGTTAGACCACAATTATAAAGGTTGGATCGTCATTGAAGCAGAACAAGATCCGGCAATTGCTCATCCATTAGAATATGCTTTACTTACTAGAAAGTATATAGATGAAAAGCTTCTGAAATTGAAGAAAGAAACGTTTAGTATTAGTTAATTATGAAAATATTTTTCTCATGTGTAGAGGCTAGTTCCTCTACCTCCTTGTTAAAAGAGAGAGAATGAAAGCGTTTATCTAGACTAATATAATGAAAAGTATTGGAGGAAACAAATATGACAATGAGATTCGGAGTTATCGGAACAGGTGCAATCGGAAGAGAACATATTAAGCGTATTAGCAATAAACTAGCAGGTGGAAAAATTGTCGCAGTAACCGATGTGAATCAAGCTTCTGCAGAAGATACTTTAGAAACCTTTGGACTAGATGCAACTGTGTACCCGGATGATAAAACACTACTTGCTGATCCTACCGTTGATGCAGTTCTCGTTACAAGCTGGGGACCTGCTCATGAAGCAAGCGTATTAGCAGCAATCGAAGCTAAGAAATATGTATTCGTAGAGAAGCCACTTGCAACAACAGCAGAAGGTTGTATGAGAATTGTAGAAGCGGAAATCAAACATGGAAAGCGTCTAGTTCAAGTAGGATTTATGCGTCGTTATGATAGCGGATATGTTCAATTAAAAGAAGCTATTGAAAACAAATTTATTGGTGAGCCATTAATGATTCGTGCAGCACATAGAAATCCAGAAGTAGGCGAGAATTACACAACAGATATGGCCATTCATGATACGTTGATACACGAGATTGATGTTTTACATTGGTTAGTAAACGATGATTACAAAACTGTTCAAGTAACTTATCCTAAAAAGTCCAAGCATGCACATGAAAACTTAAAAGACCCACAAATTGTTACTCTTGAAACAGAGGGTGGCATTGTGATGTCAGCTGAAATTAATGTTAATTGTAAATACGGCTATGATATTCAATGTGAAGTAATCGGAGAAGAGGGAGTTGTCAGCTTACCAGAATTCCAGAGTATTTCTTTCCGTAAAAATGCAATGTTTGGCACTAATGTATTAATGGATTGGAAAGATCGTTTTATAGATGCTTACGATAAAGAGCTTCAAGACTTTATGGATTCTATTAAGCTAACTGGTGAACCAAATGGCCCTACTTCTTGGGATGGTTACATTGCTGCAGTAACAGCAGATGCTGCAATTAAAGCACAAAATTCTGGAGAAAAAGAGCAGATTTCACTAAAAGAAAAACCAGCTTTCTACAATAAGCAAACAGAAGCAGTAAATGCTTAAAATTTACCTATAAGGGAGAGGTTAAATATGAAACTATGTTTTAATCAAGCTACTACATTAGAAAACTCTAATCTTGCAAAAGACTTAGAGTATTGTGAAAAGCATGGCTATGATTTTATTGAAATTCGCACGATGGATAAGTTACCAGAATATTTACAAGATCGATCAATTAATGATTTAGCAAATTACTTTCGTTCAAACCATATTAAGCCTCTTGCGTTAAATGCTCTTGTTTTCTTTAACAATCGTGATGATGCTGGATATAAGGAAACAATCGAAGAATATAAAAACATGCTGGAGGTAGCGGGGAAAATTGGTGCTCAATATGTAGTAGCTGTTCCTCTTGTAACAGAAACCAAAATTTTAAAAACAGATATTAAAGAAAGCTGTGTGGAAGTGCTAAAAGAATTATCTGATTTAGCAGAACCGTATGGTGTGAAAATAGCTCTAGAATTTGTCGGGCACCCACAATGTACAGTCAATACATTTGGTCAAGCCTATGATATTGTGCAAACAGTTGATCGTCAAAATGTTGGCTTAGTATTAGATGCGTTCCACTTTCATGCAATGGGATCTGATATTGAGGATCTTAAAAATGCAGATGGTTCTAAAATCTTTATCTTTCATATAGACGATACAGAAGATTTTCCAATTGGCTTCTTAACAGATGAAGATCGTGTGTGGCCTGGGTTAGGAGCAATTGATTTAGACAGCATTATTACAATATTAAAAGAAAAAGAATATAATGGTCCTGCTTCCGTTGAGATCTTTAGACCAGAATATTATCAATTAGATGCTGAAGAAGCAATTAAAACTGCAAAAGAAACAACATTGGAAGTTTTATCTAAATACTATGATATTGAGGTTGCTTCAAAATAATAAGCTCTAAAAATTGGATAAGGGGGTGTATAAAAGTGGCTTTAGTTTCTATGGAACAAATGCTATTAATGGCGAAAGAAGGAAAGTATGCTGTAGGTCAATTTAACTTAAATAGTCTACAGTGGGCTCAAGCGATTTTACAGGCAGCAGAAGAAGAGCAATCTCCTGTTATTGTTGCTGCATCTGATCGACTTGTTGACTATCTAGGTGGCTTTAAAACAATTGCTGCAATGGTAAAAGCGTTAATTGAAGAAATGTCAATTACAGTGCCGGTTGCTCTTCATTTGGATCATGGTATAAGTGTAGGAAGATGTAAAAAAGCAATTGATGCTGGTTTTACATCTGTAATGATTGATGGGTCACATTTTACTATTGAAGAAAATATTCAGATGACCAAGCAAGTGGTTGAATACGCACATGCTAGACTGGTTTCGGTTGAAGCTGAAGTAGGAACTGTTGGTGGAATGGAAGACGGTCTGGTTGGTGGAGTAAGATATGCAGACCCAGACGAATGTGTTCAGCTTGTTGAAGAAACAGGGGTTGATGCACTAGCAGCAGCACTTGGATCGGTTCATGGCCCTTACCAAGGTGAGCCAAAACTGGGTTTTGCTGAAATGAAAATAATTTCTGAACTCACAGGTGTTCCGCTTGTTTTACACGGTGGTTCAGGAATACCACTTTATCAGATTCATCAGGCAATTGAGCTAGGGCATGCTAAAATTAATGTAAATACTGAGTGTTTACAAGCTTGGACTGAAGCGGTTCGTGATAAGTTAAATAGTGACTTAAACGTGTATGATCATCGTGCTATTACGACCCCAGGTAAAGAAGCGATCGTAGAAACGGTTAAAGAAAAAATGAGAGAATTTCAATCAAGTGGAAAAGTGGTTGATGTTACTACTGGTATATAAAAAAGAGGCTATTTTATTTTTAAAAGTAAAATAGCCTCTTTATTTATGACATACCCATTCTTCAGTGATTCACTCAAAATGAAATAATGTATTCAACCTTATTACATGGTAAAATAAAAAGTATGGTCGAGCTTTAAATTAAATAAATTATAAAAAATCATTTAGAATAACTAGTATAATAATGAATTAATAATGGTATTTTCGTTAGATTATATCTGCTACATTGTGTTTATCGAAGGTGAGTGAATTGAATAGATGAAAATGAGTGATGTTGCCAAATTAGCCAACGTATCACCTGCAACAGTTTCAAGAGTGTTAAGTAATCCTGACTTGGTTAGTAAGGAAACAAGAGAAAAAGTCATGGAAGTGATTAATAAAGTAAATTACAAGCCTCATATTGTAGCAAGGCAGTTTCGAACAAAAGAAACGAAGATTATTCTTGTTGTTGTGCCAGATATTACAAGCGCTTTCTTTTCAAGGGTTCTTCGTGGCATAGAGCATGTTGCTGTTAAAAACGGTTATCAGGTTATATTAGGAGACACTGAAAACGATACAGATCGTGAGCTAGAATATATTAATTTATTGCTGCAGAAACAAGCAGATGGAATGGTTCTGTTAACGGCTAGACAAGATAAAGAAAAGCTAGAAGAGATTGCTGAGCATTTTCCGATGGTTTTAGCTTGTGAGTATATGGATGGGTCAAATGTTCCAACTGTTTCAATTGATAATATTAGTAGTGCTAGGAAAGTGACTGAGCATCTAATTCAACAGGGGCATACTAAAATTGCCCATATAACTGGACCTATAAATGTAGTATTGGGGCGAGATCGATTAAGAGGCTTTCAGCAGGCAATGATGAGTCATGATTTAGAAATTGATTCGGCTTATATTCAAGAAGGGGATTTTACTTTTGAATCTGGTTATAACCAAATGTTAAAGTTATTAGCCTTAGAAGCTCCTCCTACAGCAGTTTTTGCTTTTAATGATGAAATGGGAATGGGAGCAATAAAGGCAGTGAAAGATAGTAATCTTTTGGTACCAAATGATGTGGCTATTGTAGGGTTTGATAATATTAAAATGGCTTCCGTTATTGAGCCGAACTTAACGACGATTGATCAACCTAAGTATGAAATTGGTAAAAAAGCAATGGAATTATTACTAAATTTAATTAATGGTGAAGCACTTCAAAAGAAAAGGTTTGTTATGAAAGATGAATTGATTGTAAGGGAATCATCAGAGCTAGTAAAAAATATGCCATGAAGCATTTTTCTCATGGCTTGCTTTTGTTATATAAATACAATGAATAACGAAAATATGGACTAATCACTACACAAGAATAGTGATTCCTTTACAAAAAAATGTAATCGATTACAATAACTTATTGATTAACAGGTATTAATTCTTCAATAAGTAAATAATTGGATTGGTGAAAACTGAATACTCTCTGAAGGTGAGCGGTCATAATGAAAATGAACGATGTAGCTAAGTTGGCGAATGTTTCTCCAGCAACAGTGTCAAGGGTTATTTGTCATCCAGAGCTGGTGAGTGAGGAGACAAGGAGCAAGGTATTAGAGGTTATTAATCAAGTAAACTACAAGCCTCATATCGTTGCAAGGCAATTTAGAACACAAAAAACAAGAAATATCCTCGTTGTTGTACCTGACATTACAAGTGCCTTTTTTTCGAAAGTGTTACGGGGGATTGAGCATGTTGCTCTAAAGAATGGGTATCAAGTGATATTAGGTGATACAGAGAACAATATTGAAAGAGAAAAGGATTATGTAGATTTGTTGTTGCAAAAACAAGTTGATGGAATGATATTATTAACAGCTAGACAAGATAAAGTAAGGTTGGAAGAACTTTCAACACAATTCCCTTTAGTACTTGCATGTGAATATATAGATGGACTAAATGTGCCAACCGTTTCAATCGATAATGTTAGTAGTGCTAGAAAGGCAACAGAGCACCTGATATCTTTAGGTCATACTAAAATCGCTCATATATCAGGCTCTATAAATGTTATACTTAGTCGAGATCGCCTCCGTGGATTTAAGCAAGCGATGATGAGTCAAAACTTAGAGGTGGAATCTTCCTATATACAAGAAGGAGATTTTAAATTTGAATCAGGTTATCATCAAATGATGAAATTACTAGCATTAGAAGTACCTCCAACAGCCGTATTTGCTTTTAATGATGAAATGGCCTTAGGAGCTATAAAAGCAGCAAAGGATAGTGGAGTAAACGTTCCGAATGACCTTGCTGTTGTTGGCTTTGACAATATTAAAATGTCTTCAATAAATGAACCATCAATCACAACGATTGATCAACCAAAGTATGAAATTGGTAAAAAGGCGATGGAAATCTTATTAAAGTTAATCAATAATCAGGAGCTGCACAATAAGAAAATTGTCTTTAAAGATGAGTTAATCGTTAGAGGATCCACTCGAAAAGAGATTGATGTGAAAGAGACTTTAGAAATGGTGTAAATTCGTAAATGAAATCGATTTCTGAATTGATTTCATGTAAATGTGGAGACAGTGCAGGGCAAGTACATATCGATCAATAGACTAGTTAAGAATGTTAATGCTCTTAAAACCTAGAATAACAGTGAAATTTGGTGGAGAATTTAATGGAAAAAGTTATGGGAAAAGCGTTTACAAAAACATATTTTTCATTTAGAATAGGTCTTGTAGGAAAGAGTCTTTAAAGTTTTAATTGAAATCGATTTCAGTTAAGTTGTTATGCTACTTACGTTTTTTATACCTTATCTTAATTAACGAGATAAAGAGAATGAAAACGATTAACGTAGCATGAAAGAATAGATTGTTGAAAAAAGGGAGGAGTATTTGATTATGTCAAACACAGTAACAGTTGAAAATTTAAAAAACTATATCGGTGGAAAATGGGTAGAATCTAATTCTGGTAAAACTGAAGTTGTTCCAAATCCAGCAACAGGTGAAGCGCTAGCTCATGTACCAATTTCTAGTCGTGAAGATTTAGATCATGCAGTTGAAGTAGCAGCAGAAGCGTTTAAATCATGGAGCAAAACAGCTGTACCTCGTAGAGCAAGAATCCTTTTTAAATATCAACAATTACTTGTAGACAATTGGGATGAGCTAGCTCGCTTAGTAACGTTAGAAAATGGAAAAAGCTATAACGAAGCATATGGTGAGGTTCAACGTGGGATTGAATGTGTTGAGTTTGCAGCAGGTGCTCCTACTTTAATGATGGGTAAGCAGCTTCCAGATATCGCGACAAATGTTGAATCTGGAATGTATCGTTATCCGATTGGTGTTATCGGTGGTATTTCACCATTTAACTTCCCAATGATGGTTCCTTGTTGGATGTTCCCATTAGCTATTGCATGTGGAAATACGTTTGTTTTAAAACCATCTGAGCGTACACCATTACTCGCAAATCGTCTTGCTGAATTGTTTACAGAAGCTGGCCTTCCAGAAGGAGTATTTAATATCGTTCATGGTGCACATGATGTTGTGAATGGTTTACTTGAGCACCCACAAGTAAAGGGAATCTCATTCGTAGGTTCACAACCAGTTGCGGAATATGTTTATAAAACTGCTTCAAATCATGGCAAACGTGTTCAAGCACTTGCAGGAGCAAAAAATCACTCAATTGTTATGCCTGACGCAGACTTAGATAACGCAGTTAACCAAATTATGAATGCTGCTTATGGTTCAGCTGGAGAACGTTGTATGGCTGCTGCGGTTGTTGTGGCTGTAGGCGAAATTGCAGATCCATTTATGGAAAAGTTGGTTGAAGCAGTTAGCGATATTACAATCGGAAATGGTTTAGATGAAGGTATATTCCTTGGACCAGTTATTCGTGATTCTCATAAAGAAAAAACAGAAAAATACATTGAGCTTGGAGAAAAAGAAGGAGCTACATTGGTACGTGATGGACGTAAAGACGCAGCTGCGTCAGGTCAAGGTTACTTTGTAGGACCTACAATTTTTGATAATGTAAATACAGAAA
This Metabacillus endolithicus DNA region includes the following protein-coding sequences:
- a CDS encoding LacI family DNA-binding transcriptional regulator, which translates into the protein MMKMNDVAKLANVSPATVSRVICHPELVSEETRSKVLEVINQVNYKPHIVARQFRTQKTRNILVVVPDITSAFFSKVLRGIEHVALKNGYQVILGDTENNIEREKDYVDLLLQKQVDGMILLTARQDKVRLEELSTQFPLVLACEYIDGLNVPTVSIDNVSSARKATEHLISLGHTKIAHISGSINVILSRDRLRGFKQAMMSQNLEVESSYIQEGDFKFESGYHQMMKLLALEVPPTAVFAFNDEMALGAIKAAKDSGVNVPNDLAVVGFDNIKMSSINEPSITTIDQPKYEIGKKAMEILLKLINNQELHNKKIVFKDELIVRGSTRKEIDVKETLEMV
- a CDS encoding CoA-acylating methylmalonate-semialdehyde dehydrogenase, coding for MSNTVTVENLKNYIGGKWVESNSGKTEVVPNPATGEALAHVPISSREDLDHAVEVAAEAFKSWSKTAVPRRARILFKYQQLLVDNWDELARLVTLENGKSYNEAYGEVQRGIECVEFAAGAPTLMMGKQLPDIATNVESGMYRYPIGVIGGISPFNFPMMVPCWMFPLAIACGNTFVLKPSERTPLLANRLAELFTEAGLPEGVFNIVHGAHDVVNGLLEHPQVKGISFVGSQPVAEYVYKTASNHGKRVQALAGAKNHSIVMPDADLDNAVNQIMNAAYGSAGERCMAAAVVVAVGEIADPFMEKLVEAVSDITIGNGLDEGIFLGPVIRDSHKEKTEKYIELGEKEGATLVRDGRKDAAASGQGYFVGPTIFDNVNTEMTIWKEEIFAPVLSVVRVNTLEEAISLTNESDFANGACIYTSSGSNVRQFRETIDAGMLGVNLGVPAPMAFFPFSGWKKSFYGDLHANGPDGVEFYTRKKMVTARW
- a CDS encoding LacI family DNA-binding transcriptional regulator, encoding MKMSDVAKLANVSPATVSRVLSNPDLVSKETREKVMEVINKVNYKPHIVARQFRTKETKIILVVVPDITSAFFSRVLRGIEHVAVKNGYQVILGDTENDTDRELEYINLLLQKQADGMVLLTARQDKEKLEEIAEHFPMVLACEYMDGSNVPTVSIDNISSARKVTEHLIQQGHTKIAHITGPINVVLGRDRLRGFQQAMMSHDLEIDSAYIQEGDFTFESGYNQMLKLLALEAPPTAVFAFNDEMGMGAIKAVKDSNLLVPNDVAIVGFDNIKMASVIEPNLTTIDQPKYEIGKKAMELLLNLINGEALQKKRFVMKDELIVRESSELVKNMP
- the iolC gene encoding 5-dehydro-2-deoxygluconokinase codes for the protein MKLNFNHDREFDIIAIGRACIDLNAVEYNRPMEETMTFSKYVGGSPANIAIGSSKLGLKAGFIGKLADDQHGRFIEKYMREIGIDTTNFVVDNEGHKTGLAFTEIKSPEECSILMYRQDVADLYLDPSEVNEEYIKRSKILLVSGTALSKSPSREAMLKAVSLAKEHDVKVIFELDYRPYSWQNPEETAVYYSLVAEQSDVVIGTRDEYDALENRTSEGKNEDTVNYLFKHSPELIVIKHGVEGSYAYTKSGEIFRGKAYKTKVLKTFGAGDSYASAFLYALISGKDIETALKYGSASASIVVSKHSSSEAMPTVEEIEALIEKNETISV
- the iolB gene encoding 5-deoxy-glucuronate isomerase — translated: MSKLLRKPEQKEITAGVTLVHDVTSNNSTLEYVGFKMIDLVSGAKYTEQLGKQECCIVAVTGKINVSDYNVSFNSIGTRESVFEKKPTDSVYVSNDQSFEIEAVGQARVALCYSPSNKQLPTKLISAADNSVEHRGTGNNQRMVQNILPDSDPSANSLLVVEVYTESGNWSSYPPHKHDQDHLPEESFLEETYYHEMNPKQGFVFQRVYTDDRSLDETMTVENSDMVIVPVGYHPVGVPEGYTSYYLNVMAGPSRVWKFHNDPDHEWILKR
- the iolI gene encoding 2-keto-myo-inositol isomerase, whose protein sequence is MKLCFNQATTLENSNLAKDLEYCEKHGYDFIEIRTMDKLPEYLQDRSINDLANYFRSNHIKPLALNALVFFNNRDDAGYKETIEEYKNMLEVAGKIGAQYVVAVPLVTETKILKTDIKESCVEVLKELSDLAEPYGVKIALEFVGHPQCTVNTFGQAYDIVQTVDRQNVGLVLDAFHFHAMGSDIEDLKNADGSKIFIFHIDDTEDFPIGFLTDEDRVWPGLGAIDLDSIITILKEKEYNGPASVEIFRPEYYQLDAEEAIKTAKETTLEVLSKYYDIEVASK
- the iolE gene encoding myo-inosose-2 dehydratase produces the protein MRKQDILWGIAPIGWRNDDIPEIGKDNTLSHLLSDIVVAGFQGTEVGGFFPEPKVLNKELNLRNLKIAGKWFSSFIIRDGIEEVSKEFHKHCAYLQEVNASVAVVSEQTYSVQGTKKNVFAEKPYFTDDEWTLLCNGLNKLGVIAEQYNLKLVFHHHMGTGVQTLQEIERLMDHTDPAHVHLLYDTGHIFVSDGDYMTLLKKHIDRIKHVHFKDSRPEVLNQCREKGKSFLQSFLNGMFTVPGDGCIDFTEVYQFLLDHNYKGWIVIEAEQDPAIAHPLEYALLTRKYIDEKLLKLKKETFSIS
- the fba gene encoding class II fructose-1,6-bisphosphate aldolase, producing the protein MALVSMEQMLLMAKEGKYAVGQFNLNSLQWAQAILQAAEEEQSPVIVAASDRLVDYLGGFKTIAAMVKALIEEMSITVPVALHLDHGISVGRCKKAIDAGFTSVMIDGSHFTIEENIQMTKQVVEYAHARLVSVEAEVGTVGGMEDGLVGGVRYADPDECVQLVEETGVDALAAALGSVHGPYQGEPKLGFAEMKIISELTGVPLVLHGGSGIPLYQIHQAIELGHAKINVNTECLQAWTEAVRDKLNSDLNVYDHRAITTPGKEAIVETVKEKMREFQSSGKVVDVTTGI
- a CDS encoding Gfo/Idh/MocA family protein; the encoded protein is MTMRFGVIGTGAIGREHIKRISNKLAGGKIVAVTDVNQASAEDTLETFGLDATVYPDDKTLLADPTVDAVLVTSWGPAHEASVLAAIEAKKYVFVEKPLATTAEGCMRIVEAEIKHGKRLVQVGFMRRYDSGYVQLKEAIENKFIGEPLMIRAAHRNPEVGENYTTDMAIHDTLIHEIDVLHWLVNDDYKTVQVTYPKKSKHAHENLKDPQIVTLETEGGIVMSAEINVNCKYGYDIQCEVIGEEGVVSLPEFQSISFRKNAMFGTNVLMDWKDRFIDAYDKELQDFMDSIKLTGEPNGPTSWDGYIAAVTADAAIKAQNSGEKEQISLKEKPAFYNKQTEAVNA